The DNA window CATTGCACGATCGCCAGCTCTGGAACGATGTTGATCCACGTCTTCCCCGGCATGAATCCAACCGGAGCCCCGTCGCGGTACGGCAGCAACCGCCCATCGACGTTTTTCCATTCGATCGGCTGGATGACGCCGTTTTGTAACAAGTAGCCTTTACCGCCGGAAGTTACGTCAATGTCACGCCGTCCGTAACTGTCGATCACTTGGTGGCGGGCGGCCACGATCATCACATTTTGCACCGCGACCGGGTCATGCGTATCGTAATCGATCGTTTGCTCACCGCCGCTGTATCGGTAATACCCTTTTTGTTCCGGCGCATATCGGTATTCGACTTGGGCGTACGCCCGGTGCGAATAGATAATGCGAACCGTCTCGGCCTTCTCCCCGCTTGGCTCATCGTCGCGAAACGGCAGCGGGGCAATATCATCTGTCCACGCATATCCGTTTTGCTCGGCTCCTTTTTCAATGTCAGCGAACGTAATGTATGAATTGTGCGGCGCCTTGCGGAATGAGACGCGCTGAAACAGCGTGCCGTCATAGAACAATCCATTCAAATAGTCAGTCCCGCCCCGCTCAAGCCGCTCTCTTGCCTCCGGGCTCCAGCCGTGGCAAACGTAAATCGCATGGTAGCCGTCGCTCAAGTCAATATAGTAGTCGCGCGCGCTGCGCACCGGTCCAACCCGCTCGGGCAGCTCGCTTTGATACAGCGCTAAAAAGCGGGTGATGTCTCCCTCGGCGAGCACCTCATACACGATGTCCGCCTGGCGGAGGCCCGACTGCGGACGCGCCTTCGGATGATTGTTGATCATGACGCCGACGACCCGTTGATGAACGTCCCCCTCTGCCGGCAATCCGGTCAGCGGAAACGTTTGTTTCTCCTCTCCCGGTGACTCGGCCGGCTGCTCATGCACCGGATTGGGCTTGGCCGGCTCAGCTCGTTTTGGCCCGCTTTCGGTGGTGCAGCCGCCTAGTAACAGCACCGCGCAACTGATGGCAAACAGCCAGCGTTTCAATGGACACACAACCTTTTTCTTTTTTATTTTACCGCATTATCGAAGGAAAGAGTACCGTTTTGTGCATCACATCATAAATGCCGCGCTGGGTAATGCGCACGTATGGCAAATGAGTTGACTGTAAAAAGAGCAGCGAGTACACCGGATCCTCAAAATGATATCCACGTTCCCGCAAAAGACGGACGAATGTCTTTTCCTCGTTCATCAATGGTTCCATGTCCAAGGTGGACGTCATGCCGCCAAGCGGGAGCGGAAGCTCAAATAAAATGGTTCCGTCCTCAACGAGCACGATGCCGCCGCCGATGTCCTTCATCCGCCGAAACGCAAGCATCATATCTTCCTTATGTTTGCCGATCAAAAGGAAGTCGCCGGTGTTCGAATATGAGCTCGCTAACCCGCCGAGCGCCGATGAAAATCCTTTCAGCATCGTATTGACGCGCCAGCGGCCGTTTCGGTCAAGCAACACTAAAAAGCATTCGTCATGGTCGTGGCCTAACCGATCGCGCGATGTATCACTGGACACGGAGTACGGCTTTAAAATGACCGCATTTTCCATGCGCAGCCCCATCGGCATCGAAAACTGCAAATCATCCCATTCCAACTCCCATGACAATGAAAGCGGCCGAATGCCAAACTGTTCCCATTTCGGTGCTGGCCATGCACCTGACGGCTCCCCTTCCCGCTTCACCCATTCGCCTTTGGCAAGCACCTGCACTGGCGTCGGGTCATGGGCCGAGCGCAAGAAGTTGATATGCGCAATCCGGCCGGTAGCGATGCTGCCGTGAAGATGTTCAATGCCGTAATGGCGGGCGGCGTTGATCGTCGCCATGGCATACGCATCAATCACCGGCACGCCATGCTCAATGGCGATGCGGAGCAGCTGATCTATGACTCCATCTTCATAAAAGGCGGGCGGCGAACCATCGGTCGTCAATAAGCATTTGTCATAATACCGGATGCCAAGCGCTTTCATTTCCTCAAGCAGCACCGGCAAATCCGGGCGGATTGACGAATGGCGGAGCGTGACCGTATAGCCGTGCCAAAGGCGCAGGCGCACTTCTTTTCCCGTCATCGCTTCATGGTCTCCGTCTACGCCAAAAAGCGCCATTTTCACCAGCGTTTTCTCCGACGCTCCCGGAAAGTGCCCCTCGATTTTACGGCGCCGCCGTTTCGCCTCTTGCATCCAGTAAAGAACGATGTCATCACCGCTGACGAGCCTAGGCCACGATGTCAGCTCACCGCCCTGAAGAACCGTTTCTTGATCCAGCCACCGTTTGATCCGAGCGTTTGACAGCTGCTCATCTTCGCGCTCTAGCTCCGTTTGCCCGTCAAAGCGGCACCACCAATACATCGAAGTTGGAAGCGCATTCATTTCTTGCAAAAATAAAAACGCCTCTTCATCGCCAGCTTGCAAAAGGAAAAATAAGTTATCATTGACCAGCGTCGTCGTCCCGCACGTTGCCGCATAACGGGCAAAGGAATGGGGATTATATAATTGAAATGGATGAACATGCGGCTCAATATAGCCGGGGACGAGCACATACCCGCGGCAGTCGACAATTTCACATGACTCATCGACGCGGTCAGGAAGCCGCTCTCCGGCGTACACAACACGGTCGCCATGTATCCATATATTCCCTTTCACCCATTCGCGGAAATAGGAATGCAAATACGTTGCGTTCGTTAATACTTTTGTCGGCGATTGTTTGCCATCAATCACCGCTGCCTGTTCGCGCAATTCACTGCTTTTCCATCGGTAGCGTTGTTCGCCCATTGACACCCCGTCCCTTGTTTCCTAATCGTTCCATATAATCATTTTAACGCACGAAAGCGATTTTCACAATAAAAATATAAGGAGGGACACGCCAATGGCGAATATCGGCATTGTCAACGCACTGATCCGCATCACATTCGGCTTAACCGTCATCGCATGGGCGACAGCCCGGTTCGCCCGGCGGCCGTGGTGCACGTCATATTTGTTTGCCGTCCTGCTTGGAGCCATGAAAGTTGGCGAAGGGATTACCCGTTTTTGTCCGGTGACGGCCCTATTTGACAATATGCAGCGCGAACGGCTGCTTGATGAACAAAAGGAAGCCGTTGTCAATCCGACATAAGCATAAACCGCTTCCGCACCTGTCGGGAAGCAGGAAACATCTTTGAAACAACGCTGGGATGATCCGTTATGTTCCCGTACGGCTATAAGTCGCTTCGTTTCACGCAAGAAAAGGTGTCCCGCGTTCGGGACACCTTCGATACAAAGGGGTGAATAAGGATGTTGCTTGAATATATGACCGATATGTCGTTTGTGTTGGCGGCGTTGATCGGCGGCATTATCGCCCTGTCGTATGTGTATTTGCGGCGGAGGCGCGTTCGATAGCGCGCCGGCCGATGTCGCGGCGATAAAACAGGCCGTCGCAGTCAATTGCCGCCAATTGCTCGTATGCTTTTTCCTTCGCCTCAGCGAGCGTCGCCCCCTTGGCCGCCAGCAGCAGGACGCGGCCGCCGTTTGTATAGAGCGTTCCGTCTTCCCGCTTCGTGCCGGCATGGAACAACAATGCATCCGGAGCAAGCCGCTCGAGTCCACCGATGGCCGCCCCGCGTTCGTAAGCGCCCGGATAACCTTTCGCCGCCAGCACGACGCCAAGCACCGCTTCGTCCGTCCACTCGAGCTC is part of the Geobacillus sp. 46C-IIa genome and encodes:
- a CDS encoding adenine deaminase C-terminal domain-containing protein, translated to MGEQRYRWKSSELREQAAVIDGKQSPTKVLTNATYLHSYFREWVKGNIWIHGDRVVYAGERLPDRVDESCEIVDCRGYVLVPGYIEPHVHPFQLYNPHSFARYAATCGTTTLVNDNLFFLLQAGDEEAFLFLQEMNALPTSMYWWCRFDGQTELEREDEQLSNARIKRWLDQETVLQGGELTSWPRLVSGDDIVLYWMQEAKRRRRKIEGHFPGASEKTLVKMALFGVDGDHEAMTGKEVRLRLWHGYTVTLRHSSIRPDLPVLLEEMKALGIRYYDKCLLTTDGSPPAFYEDGVIDQLLRIAIEHGVPVIDAYAMATINAARHYGIEHLHGSIATGRIAHINFLRSAHDPTPVQVLAKGEWVKREGEPSGAWPAPKWEQFGIRPLSLSWELEWDDLQFSMPMGLRMENAVILKPYSVSSDTSRDRLGHDHDECFLVLLDRNGRWRVNTMLKGFSSALGGLASSYSNTGDFLLIGKHKEDMMLAFRRMKDIGGGIVLVEDGTILFELPLPLGGMTSTLDMEPLMNEEKTFVRLLRERGYHFEDPVYSLLFLQSTHLPYVRITQRGIYDVMHKTVLFPSIMR
- a CDS encoding DUF2892 domain-containing protein; this translates as MANIGIVNALIRITFGLTVIAWATARFARRPWCTSYLFAVLLGAMKVGEGITRFCPVTALFDNMQRERLLDEQKEAVVNPT
- a CDS encoding EYxxD motif small membrane protein — translated: MLLEYMTDMSFVLAALIGGIIALSYVYLRRRRVR
- a CDS encoding DUF3048 domain-containing protein; translation: MKRWLFAISCAVLLLGGCTTESGPKRAEPAKPNPVHEQPAESPGEEKQTFPLTGLPAEGDVHQRVVGVMINNHPKARPQSGLRQADIVYEVLAEGDITRFLALYQSELPERVGPVRSARDYYIDLSDGYHAIYVCHGWSPEARERLERGGTDYLNGLFYDGTLFQRVSFRKAPHNSYITFADIEKGAEQNGYAWTDDIAPLPFRDDEPSGEKAETVRIIYSHRAYAQVEYRYAPEQKGYYRYSGGEQTIDYDTHDPVAVQNVMIVAARHQVIDSYGRRDIDVTSGGKGYLLQNGVIQPIEWKNVDGRLLPYRDGAPVGFMPGKTWINIVPELAIVQWK